Proteins encoded together in one Hevea brasiliensis isolate MT/VB/25A 57/8 chromosome 16, ASM3005281v1, whole genome shotgun sequence window:
- the LOC110640350 gene encoding uncharacterized protein LOC110640350, with translation MKGRTHRLQGHDLHEDWVDGSWTVDCVCGVNFDDGEEMVNCDECGVWVHTRCSGYMKGDDLFTCDKCKSKNNKDDSEETEVAQLLVELPTKTIRLESSYAANVPPHPPLRLWTDIPMEERVHVQGIPGGDPALFSGLSSVFMPELWKCTGYVPKKFSFQYREFPCWDVKECGDSGNENESTIDKGAGVLFSLAKESVFPTPATALVGMKGRGGDGSFDRKHYSEGRKNLVDEDSEVRHLQVGVKKERSFLRPVVIHSSKRKKEDLGTSKERSGKKKDRAAYKEVDAKKRGSHVSRTVMQNLWNFMKTGPKSIKSDSQSIDNKNLRDSMIQEHESDCYISVGNGVQKSKNSVAVIECSSEVLSAAISRHNFPSGTGLDEGKVSHEGLEAFECSPKVDNVAASVPEQSDDGRIPAEQEGDNMPNGNLDDSTEGSAGSDVKPPNDDLVATVPEIKDNQINGDHDMFLSSLQPNVKVDAVYDDSMGILNDKSSVGDAKDIGVSHDNIAENSKMNNAALSVSPSGDKKAQEVDRTPEAISDCHAGKHNDLTSEPFQIKQELEGPEGLLSLQKCPSEPKAFGEELSNSGGTISNSSELPSQNKIVLCVGKSSSTSATVMVSKSSGCDNFRSAAPLDSNPNTKQQVKSECDSNIKKDRATSDIVKVNNEDSQDVSRRTVNERPKSSVNAAPKPSNSSKISHTSVIKRTISDSKDSANYSSSKTSSAQNSCETTGSPQNECALQVQNKALASGLPLRGEKFNQSCSQSSSKTNHASSMNLPTSTNSSATLSDEELALLLHQELNSSPRVPRVPRVRHAGSLPQLATAAATSMLIKRTSSSGGRDHSLASRRKNKDASKDGFPRSHEPDDEAKKTDKVPCSPDQKRQDTGCTADDLSKREDNRSPTAVHSVKRSIPPASTSTANSGPSSPTNVNEHHFSSTRNSPRNMSDEETSTVQGTVHRTLPGLINEIMSKGRRMTYEELCNAVLPHWHNLRKHNGERYAYSSHSQAVLDCLRNRHEWAQLVDRGPKTNSSRKRRKLDAEESEDNDCGKGRNAKEGESKSLESQREEFPKGKRKARKRRRLALQGRGIKEIRKSRKADLLTDDDSGPFSNSSDESLFSEDEIRGGGGGPVGSEASASSDETGAM, from the exons ATGAAGGGTAGGACACACCGTCTCCAGGGTCATGATCTGCATGAGGATTGGGTGGATGGCTCCTGGACGGTGGATTGCGTTTGCGGTGTGAATTTCGACGATGGGGAAGAGATGGTCAACTGTGATGAGTGCGGTGTATGGGTACATACTCGCTGCTCCGGGTACATGAAGGGAGACGATTTATTTACTTGTGATAAGTGCAAGAGCAAGAACAATAAGGATGACAGTGAGGAGACGGAGGTTGCTCAATTGCTGGTTGAATTGCCGACTAAAACTATCCGGCTAGAGAGTAGTTATGCAGCAAATGTTCCCCCACACCCGCCCTTGAGGCTTTGGACTGATATACCTATGGAGGAGAGAGTGCATGTGCAGGGTATTCCAGGTGGTGATCCTGCATTGTTTTCTGGGTTGTCCTCTGTTTTTATGCCAGAGTTGTGGAAGTGCACCGGATATGTGCCTAAAAAGTTTAGTTTTCAGTACAGGGAGTTCCCTTGCTGGGATGTGAAGGAGTGTGGTGATAGCGGAAATGAGAATGAAAGTACTATTGATAAAGGTGCAGGTGTTTTGTTTTCGTTGGCTAAGGAGAGCGTGTTTCCAACCCCTGCAACAGCTTTGGTTGGCATGAAAGGGAGAGGTGGGGATGGCAGTTTTGATAGGAAACATTACTCAGAGGGAAGGAAAAATTTGGTGGATGAGGACAGTGAGGTTAGGCATTTGCAGGTTGGGGTTAAAAAGGAGAGAAGCTTCCTTCGGCCAGTTGTAATACATTCaagtaaaagaaagaaagaagatctAGGAACATCCAAAGAACGAAGTGGAAAGAAGAAGGATAGAGCTGCATACAAGGAGGTGGATGCAAAGAAGAGAGGTTCACATGTTTCTAGAACAG TGATGCAAAACCTTTGGAATTTTATGAAGACAGGTCCAAAGTCTATCAAGAGTGATAGCCAGAGTATTGACAACAAGAATCTGAGGGACTCTATGATCCAGGAACATGAATCAGATTGTTATATTTCTGTGGGAAATGGTGTACAAAAGTCCAAGAACAGTGTGGCAGTGATTGAGTGCTCCTCAGAAGTTTTATCTGCTGCCATTTCTAGACATAATTTTCCAAGTGGAACTGGACTGGATGAAGGGAAAGTTAGCCATGAAGGTCTAGAAGCATTTGAGTGTTCTCCCAAAGTTGATAATGTAGCTGCATCAGTGCCTGAACAAAGTGATGATGGGAGAATCCCTGCAGAACAAGAG GGAGATAACATGCCAAATGGTAATCTGGATGATTCTACGGAAGGTTCTGCTGGAAGTGACGTTAAGCCCCCAAATGACGATCTGGTTGCCACCGTTCCAGAAATCAAGGACAATCAGATTAATGGTGATCATGACATGTTTCTGAGTTCTTTGCAGCCTAATGTTAAAGTAGATGCAGTTTATGATGATTCTATGGGGATCCTGAATGATAAATCTTCGGTTGGTGATGCGAAAGATATAGGGGTTTCTCATGATAACATTGCTGAAAATTCTAAAATGAATAATGCAGCATTAAGTGTTTCACCATCTGGTGACAAAAAGGCTCAAGAGGTTGACAGAACTCCAGAAGCAATCAGTGATTGCCATGCAGGAAAACACAATGATTTAACTAGTGAACCCTTTCAGATTAAACAGGAATTGGAGGGGCCTGAGGGTTTATTGTCGTTGCAAAAATGCCCTTCAGAACCTAAAGCTTTTGGTGAAGAACTCTCAAATTCTGGTGGAACTATCTCCAATTCTTCGGAGTTACCCAGTCAGAATAAAATTGTTTTGTGTGTTGGAAAATCATCTTCCACTTCAGCCACTGTCATGGTCTCCAAATCTTCTGGCTGTGACAACTTTAGATCTGCTGCTCCTCTGGATTCTAATCCTAATACTAAGCAGCAAGTAAAGTCTGAGTGCGATTCTAATATTAAGAAAGATCGAGCTACAAGTGATATAGTCAAGGTCAACAATGAAGACAGTCAGGACGTGTCAAGAAGAACAGTAAATGAGCGTCCAAAATCCTCTGTAAATGCTGCTCCAAAACCGTCAAACTCGAGCAAAATTTCGCATACATCTGTTATTAAGAGAACTATCTCGGATTCAAAAGATTCTGCAAATTACTCATCTTCTAAAACATCTTCAGCTCAGAATTCCTGTGAGACTACAGGATCTCCACAAAATGAATGTGCTTTACAGGTTCAAAATAAGGCATTGGCTTCAGGTTTACCTCTAAGAGGTGAAAAGTTTAATCAGTCTTGTAGCCAGTCATCATCCAAGACAAATCATGCATCATCTATGAATCTGCCCACATCTACTAATTCTTCTGCAACATTAAGCGATGAAGAG CTTGCATTGCTTTTGCATCAAGAACTCAATAGTTCGCCTAGAGTTCCTCGTGTTCCACGTGTTCGTCATGCAGGTAGCTTACCCCAGCTGGCTACTGCCGCAGCAACAAGCATGCTAATAAAACGTACATCTAGTTCTGGAGGAAGAGATCATAGTTTG GCTTCTAGAAGAAAAAACAAGGATGCATCTAAAGATGGTTTTCCCCGTTCTCATGAGCCTGATGATGAGGCTAAAAAAACTGACAAGGTTCCATGTTCACCTGATCAGAAGAGGCAGGATACAGGATGTACTGCTGACGATTTGTCTAAGAGAGAGGATAATAGATCTCCGACGGCAGTACATTCTGTAAAGAGAAGCATCCCTCCTGCTTCCACCTCAACTGCAAACAGTGGCCCATCTTCCCCTACTAATGTTAATGAACATCATTTTTCTTCTACACGTAATTCTCCAAGAAATATGTCCGATGAGGAGACGAGCACTGTCCAGGGTACTGTTCATCGCACTTTACCAG GCTTAATCAATGAGATTATGAGCAAAGGCAGGCGCATGACATACGAGGAACTCTGTAATGCTGTCTTGCCG CACTGGCATAACTTGAGGAAACATAATGGAGAACGTTATGCATATTCAAGTCATTCTCAGGCTGTTCTTGACTGCCTTAGGAACCGACACGAGTGGGCTCAGTTGGTGGATCGTGGTCCCAAG ACAAACTCAAGTAGGAAGAGGCGCAAACTTGATGCTGAGGAATCAGAAGATAATGACTGTGGCAAGGGAAGAAATGCAAAGGAGGGTGAAAGTAAAAGCCTTGAATCACAAAGAGAAGAGTTTCCCAAGGGCAAGCGGAAAGCAAGGAAACGAAGGCGTCTGGCACTGCAAGGAAGAGGAATAAAGGAAATTAGGAAGAGTCGGAAGGCAGATTTGCTTACTGATGATGATAGTGGCCCATTTTCTAATTCAAGTGATGAAAGTTTGTTCAGTGAAGATGAGATTCGGGGTGGTGGAGGCGGTCCAGTTGGAAGTGAGGCCTCAGCTAGCTCGGATGAGACAGGGGCAATGTGA